One Paenibacillus urinalis DNA segment encodes these proteins:
- a CDS encoding tyrosine-type recombinase/integrase, giving the protein MGYIEIFERYDREVRLFVSYMKDREYSKDTQNAYLHDLKHFLLSLDDKPINDVTDIEIMTYLTQVRENGAGARYRNRCQSAIRLFYKVMVRFRVIDHNPTLDIEKAKVEKKRQPTYLQKQFLDASLELIKGRHQLRDITIVALMAYAGLRVSEIVRLDIVNYDKDNSNIGVLGKGGKWRYIPLPAELNQLLELYLTERITPWNSKEPAFFVSQFRRRISKRMVQTIAEKTFDALIAEYPQFSGMSLSAHKFRHSFATDLLRNGADLRAVQDLLGHESISTTQIYTHVMDEVKERAMHKIKPSIPSIITSKEKKQV; this is encoded by the coding sequence ATGGGTTATATAGAAATATTCGAGCGTTACGATCGAGAAGTAAGGCTGTTTGTTTCCTATATGAAGGATCGTGAATATTCGAAAGATACCCAAAATGCTTATCTTCATGATTTAAAGCATTTTCTCCTAAGTTTAGATGATAAACCCATCAATGATGTTACGGATATTGAAATTATGACCTATCTCACCCAGGTTAGAGAAAATGGTGCAGGAGCACGCTACCGAAATCGGTGTCAGTCAGCAATTCGATTATTTTATAAAGTGATGGTTAGATTCCGAGTAATAGATCATAATCCTACATTGGACATTGAAAAAGCAAAAGTTGAAAAGAAAAGGCAACCTACCTACCTCCAAAAACAGTTTTTAGATGCCTCCCTGGAGCTCATTAAAGGAAGACATCAATTAAGGGATATTACGATCGTCGCTTTAATGGCGTACGCTGGACTTCGTGTAAGCGAGATAGTTAGATTAGATATAGTTAATTATGATAAAGATAACTCAAATATTGGTGTCTTAGGTAAAGGGGGGAAATGGAGATATATCCCTCTTCCAGCTGAGTTAAATCAACTGTTAGAGTTATACTTGACGGAACGAATAACTCCCTGGAATAGCAAGGAGCCTGCTTTCTTTGTTTCTCAATTTCGCAGGCGTATTAGCAAGCGAATGGTGCAGACTATCGCAGAAAAAACTTTTGATGCACTTATAGCAGAATATCCTCAGTTTTCCGGAATGTCATTATCTGCCCATAAATTTAGACATTCATTCGCGACGGATCTTTTACGGAATGGGGCTGATCTTCGTGCAGTACAGGATCTTCTTGGTCATGAGTCCATTTCTACAACTCAAATATATACTCACGTTATGGATGAGGTGAAGGAAAGAGCAATGCATAAAATAAAACCTTCGATCCCTTCCATCATAACATCAAAAGAAAAAAAGCAAGTTTAG
- a CDS encoding helix-turn-helix domain-containing protein, with product MLFGDYIRELRKARELTQDQLSNLTGIKKPYISRLENNHDNPPSEELLIRLAEALEVETYELILKAGKVPEDFKNLIIYDPEVYRFLVKKIKQSK from the coding sequence ATGTTATTCGGTGATTATATACGTGAACTACGAAAAGCAAGAGAACTTACACAAGACCAATTATCTAATTTAACAGGGATAAAAAAGCCTTATATTAGCCGTCTAGAAAATAATCACGATAATCCACCTAGCGAAGAGTTGTTGATTCGTCTTGCTGAAGCATTAGAAGTAGAAACGTATGAATTGATTCTTAAGGCCGGTAAAGTTCCAGAGGATTTCAAAAATCTTATAATTTATGATCCTGAGGTATATAGATTCCTGGTTAAAAAAATTAAACAAAGTAAATGA
- a CDS encoding NPCBM/NEW2 domain-containing protein yields MKDKLKGMVLGVLISSLVLGGTVTYAATNTKLSVVLENIKYMFDGVHKQTTQSIIYNGTLYVPAKKVAQGFGESFTYDGKNKTAWYGQKNGTFKYLDEISYARVDGKNPTGSINFKNWTNPANLKFTIADQQYLHGIGSVLDQNYSSGDYQNSIDYNLNGKYKKLTGFIGVDDYTKNSVNTGTITIIGDGQELFRQENLKGGDMPSKINVDVSGVLKLQIKFESSVDEGKHIDLVIGDAKLY; encoded by the coding sequence ATGAAGGATAAGCTTAAAGGCATGGTTTTAGGAGTTTTAATTAGTTCATTAGTATTGGGTGGTACTGTGACATATGCTGCTACTAATACAAAGTTGAGTGTTGTTTTAGAAAATATAAAGTATATGTTTGACGGTGTCCATAAACAAACGACTCAGTCCATCATTTATAATGGGACATTGTATGTTCCAGCTAAGAAAGTAGCTCAAGGATTTGGAGAATCTTTTACATATGATGGAAAGAACAAGACAGCTTGGTACGGACAAAAGAACGGAACATTTAAATATCTAGATGAAATTAGTTATGCTAGAGTGGACGGGAAAAATCCAACTGGATCGATTAACTTTAAAAATTGGACGAATCCTGCTAACTTAAAATTTACAATCGCTGACCAACAATATCTTCATGGTATAGGATCAGTACTTGATCAAAATTATAGTAGTGGCGATTACCAAAACTCAATTGATTACAATTTAAATGGTAAATATAAAAAATTAACTGGCTTTATTGGAGTTGATGATTACACAAAAAATTCGGTTAATACAGGTACAATCACCATTATAGGTGATGGACAAGAATTGTTTAGACAAGAAAATCTAAAGGGTGGAGATATGCCATCTAAAATTAACGTAGACGTAAGTGGTGTATTAAAGCTTCAAATTAAATTTGAAAGTTCAGTTGATGAAGGTAAGCATATTGATTTAGTTATTGGAGATGCTAAATTGTATTGA
- a CDS encoding type II toxin-antitoxin system HicB family antitoxin, which produces MSQQFHNQGFIIMIEQDAAEKDYTAYIPALRLGAKGHTLEEVRDNARDLILMEVEAMQKSGKSIPSDDNCIVETLSVSLTV; this is translated from the coding sequence ATGTCGCAACAATTCCACAACCAAGGTTTTATTATTATGATTGAACAGGACGCAGCAGAAAAGGATTACACAGCATATATACCAGCACTTCGACTTGGAGCCAAAGGTCATACTCTTGAAGAAGTCCGTGACAATGCTCGAGACCTAATTCTTATGGAAGTCGAGGCAATGCAAAAAAGTGGAAAATCCATTCCATCTGACGACAACTGTATTGTAGAAACACTTTCAGTTTCCCTCACAGTGTAA